From Mumia sp. ZJ1417:
ACGACCTCGGGCGCCTGACGGTGGCGTACAACCAGATGATGGTCGCCCTCGACGCCTCCCGTGAGCGCGAACGTCAGCTCGTCGCCGACGCCGGCCACGAGCTGCGTACCCCACTGACCTCGCTCAAGACCAACATCGAGCTGCTCGGTCAGGCCGAAACCCGCGGTGGGATGCCGCAGCCGGCCCGCCTCGAGCTCATCAACGATGTTGGTGCCCAGGTCGACGAGCTCGCCACCCTGGTCGGCGACCTTGTCGAGCTCGCCCGCGACGAGGGGACCCCCGACCCCGAGCCGATCGATCTGTCGGAGGTCGTCGCGACCGCCGTCGAACGCGTGCAGCGTCGGGCCCCCGGCATCGCGTTCGAGGTCGACACCGAGCCGTGGATCGTGGTCGGCGAGTCTCGCACGCTCGAGCGGGCCGTCACCAACCTCCTCGACAACGCCGCGAAATGGAGCCCGCCGCTCGGGGAGGTCCGCGTACGGCTGCGCGACGGCACTCTCACCGTCGAGGACGCGGGGCCGGGGATCAACGACGAGGATCTGCCGCACGTGTTCGAGCGGTTCTACCGCTCGCGCGACGCCCGACGGCTCCCCGGTTCGGGCCTCGGGCTCGCGATCGTCGCCCAGGCCGCGTACCGTCATCACGGGCAGGTCAGCGCGGGCCATGCGTCCTCGGGCGGCGCGCTGATGACGCTGCGGATTCCCGGCCGACCGGGCGAGCCCGAGGGTCGCGGACTCTCAGCAGATCCCCAGTAACCTCTTCCGGTCGTCCCAGATCTGTCTCAGCGGCCTCTTAGTCGTACGCGGCATGCTGGTGCACATGAACGATCAGTCCCGTCCTACAGACCCGCAGGGTTCGGCCCCGCAGCAGGCGCCGCAGCCCACCACTCCGTACGCGGCGCCCGCCAGCGGCGCCAGTACGGGATACCCGAGCAGCACGCCGTACACGCACCGTTACGGCGCCGCCTCTGACACCACCGACCGTCCGGGCGAGCAGACCCAGGCGTACCCCTTCGGCTTCACGCCGCAGGAGCCCGGCAAGCCCGCGCCCAAGAAGCAGCGCAGCGGCGGCTTCGCGGCGGCGGTCGTGGCAGGCGCCCTGGTCGCCGGCCTCGTCGGCGGCATCGGCGGTGCGGCCGGATACCAGGCGCTCAATGACGACAGCACCGGCACGTCGCCCTCGACCTCCTCGCTCGACAACACCTCGACCTCGAGCGCCTCGCTCTCCGAGGGCGAGATCGAGAAGGTCGCCCAGAAGGTGCTCCCCTCGACCGTCCAGCTGAACGTCCGCGGTGGCGACAGCAGCGGCAGCGGCACGGGCATCATCATCAGCTCCGACGGCGAGATCCTCACCAACAACCACGTGGTCGAGGCCGCCGCCGACAGCGGCGAGATCACCGTCTCCTTCAGCGACGGCTCGATCGCGCGCGCCCAGATCGTCGGCCGTGACCCGGTCACCGACCTCGCCGTCGTCAAGGCCGAGGGCAAGAGCGGCCTGACCCCGGCGACGCTCGGCAACTCCGCCGACCTGCGCGTCGGCCAGGACGTCGTCGCGATCGGCTCCCCGTACGGCCTGGAGAGCACCGTGACCTCCGGCATCGTGTCGGCGCTCAACCGTCCGGTGACCGCGGGCGAGACCAACGAGTCGCGCAACGTGTTCCCCGCGATCCAGACCGACGCCGCGATCAACCCGGGCAACTCCGGTGGCCCGCTGGTCGACCTCAACGGGTCGGTGATCGGTATCAACACCGCGATCCGCACCAGCGGGGGCAGCGAGTCCGGCTCGATCGGCCTCGGCTTCGCGATCCCGATCGACCTCGCCAAGAACGTCGCGTCGCAGCTCGTCAAGGGCGACACGGTCGCTCACTCCCGGATCGGCGTGACGGTCGCCGACGCCGTCGAGTCGGACGGCATGACGACGATCGGCGCCGAGGTGAAGTCGGTGACCGACGGCAGCGCCGCCGCCAAGGCCGGCCTCAAGACCGGCGACGTGATCATCCGTGTGGGCGACCAGCCGGTCGCGAGCTCGGACGCGCTCGTGGCGACGATCCGCGGCTACCAGCCGGGCGAGAAGGTCGAGCTGACCTACACCCGTGGCGGCGAGCAGCACACCGCCGACGTCACCCTCGACTCCGACGGCGGTTCGTTGGGGTCCTAAGACTCCTGGTCGCACCAGGAACGCAGGGGCCACGCGCATTTCCCCCGGTGCGCGTGGCCCCTTTTTGCGTTCCGTGCGGCCGGGGTGTCAGACGAGCAGCTCGGCGACGAGGTCGCGGATGATGCGGTCGCCGTGCTGGGTGAGGATCGACTCCGCGTGGAACTGGATCCCGCGGAACCCCGGCCCGGCAACGGTGTGCACGTCGCCCGTCTCAGCGTCGGTCTCGACGCTCACGCCCTCGGGCAGTCCCGACCCAGGAACCCGGGCGACGAACGTGTTGTAGAACCCGACCGTCTCCGTACGACCACGCAGCGGCAGCGCGCTCTGCGTGCCCTGGAAGACGATGTCCTTGTACGCGAGGTCGAGCCCGAGCGCGCCGCACAGCACCTGGTGGCCGAGGCACACCGCGAGGAACGGGCGTCCGGCGGCGAGCAGGTCGTCGACGGCGCGTCGTACGGTCGCGATCTTGGGGTCGTCGAGCTCGCGTGGATCGCCGGGGCCGGGACCGACGAGGACGAGATCGTAGCCGTCGAACACCTCCGGCCCCGCGTAGTCCTCGTGCCGCAGCACGTCGGTCGTGATCCCCAGAACGCCGAGGACGTGGCCGAGCATGTTGACGAAGTCGTCCTCGTTGTCGAGGATCACTGCCCGCTTGCCGGCGAGCGGGTCGGTCGGTGCCGCGCCCGACTGGTCGGACAGCCAGAACTGGCTGAGGCGCTGGTTGCGCGACCCGAGCGCGATCAGCACGTCGTCGTCGTGCGCGAACGCGTCGAACCCTTCGGACGGCAGCGGCGCCGCCTCGACGAGCCCGAACGCGCTGAGGACACCGGCCGCTTTCGCGTGCGTCTCCGCGGTCTCGTAGTCGGGGTCGGAGTCTCGTACGAGCGTCGCCCCCGCCGTGACCTTGAGGTTGCCCTCGAGGTCGACGTCGGCGGTCCGGATGAGGATCGGCGAGTCCGCCGTGGGGCGCCCCTCGTCGTCGCGCCCGAGCAGCGCCGCAGCCGCCGCGTAGTAGCCACGCCCTTCGGCCTCGTACTTCTTGATGAGCTTGCACGCGTTCTCGACCGGGCTGCCGGTGACCGTCGCCGCGAACATCGAGTCGCGCAGCACCTCGCGCACGTCGCGGTGGGTGCGACCGGCGAGCAGGTACTCGGTGTGGACGAGATGCGTCATCGGCTTGAGGTACGGACCGAGGACCATGCCACCCTCGCTGCAGATGTCGCACATCATCTTGAGCTCCTCGTCGACGACCATGAAGAGCTCGTAGATCTCCTTCTCGTCGTCGAGGAAGCGCAGCAGCTCGCGCTTGCGGTCGGCCTGCGTCTCGAGCCCGCGCAGCCGGAACGTGCCCGAGATCGGGTTCATCCGGACCTGGCCCGCGTCGATGCTCACGTGCCGCTCAGGGCTCGCGCCGATCAGGTAGCGCTCGCCGGTGAAGATCACGAACGTCCAGTGCGCCCCGCGCTCGCGCTCGAGCAGGCGCCGCAGCACCGTCAGCGCGCCGGTCGGCCCCCACTCGGCGAGACGCGCCCGGTAGTGCCGGCCGATCACGAGGTTCGCGCCCTCGCCCTGCCCGATCTCGGAGTCGATCACCTCGCGGACCATGCCGGCGTACGTCGCGTCGTCCGTCTCGAACCCGCCCCTGTCGGCGAGCGCGACCTCACCGTCGGGGAGAGCGGCGAGCAGGTCGTCCAGGGCGACCTCCAGGGACGTCTCGGCGGCGATCACCGAGAGCGGGGTGCCGTCGTCGTGCGCCTCGAAGCCGCGTTCGCGGACCTGGCGGAACGGGACGAGCACGAGGTTGTCGTACTGGGCGGGCAGCCCGGGCACCGGATCGGGGACGGGCACGTCCATGAGCGAGTCGACGTCCGTACGGGCTCCGCCGAGCAGGATCACGCGGTCGGAGTCGCGCACGCGGATGATCGCGTACGACGGGAGCGTGACGAGGTGCGCGAGCGCTGCGGAGACATCGAGAGCTGCGCCGTCATGAGGTGGCATCGTCGGTCCTTTGATTCGTCGGCCGACGGGTTGCCCAGACGCGGCCGAGAGGCGGGTCTGGGGGATGAAGCACGAGACGCCACCTAGAGGTGGCGCCACCAACCGAGCGTGGTGCGTGCGTTCATGGGCGCGAGCGTAGCGCACGTGCCGAGCAGAGGACCACGCCGTGAGCGGTTCAGCGCTGGACGACGGGTGAACCCGAGGGCAGCGGGAGGCGCAGCGACGTCAGCGGCGCCAGACCGAGCAGGACGAGCGAGGCGGCGAACGGCATCAGGTCGACCTGCCAGGCGACGGCGAGTGCCCCGGTCACGACGGCCGCCGGACTCCACCACGCCAGCGCGCCGTGCTCGACAAGCAGGAGCAGCAAGGTCGCAAGACCTGCGACGAGCAGCGTGGCGGCAGCCCCCGAGACCGACCCTGGCAGGTGGGCGGCCGCGGCGCTCTCGGGCGCAAGGGCCGCGACCGCCACCCACATAGAGCCGACGGCACCGAGGAGCCCGACGGCGACCGCCGCCTCGGTCACCCCGCGGCCGGATCCGGTGATGGGCGGGACGCTGCGCGCCAGGCCCACGACCAGCACGGCGAGCAGGAGGAAGGCGAACAGGAGCGCGGCGTGACCGAGGTCCCACGCGGGCCCATCGCCGTACCCGCCGTCCATCACGTCGACGAGACGAAGGAGGCCGGCGACGAGCACCAGCAGCGGTGCGACGAGCGCCGGGCCCACGACGAGCGGGTGGCGTGGACCGAGAGGCGCCGCGGGAGTCATCTCACCACGGTGCACCGCGGAGGCTGCTGCGCCCATCGGTGACACCACGGAGACGACCCCGAGCGACCCCCGGCACCTCACTCCTCCGGCGTGGTCGTGGCCGTCGGCGTCGTGGCCGTCGGCTCGGGCGGCGTCGTGGTCGGGATGTCCGCGGGCGACGGCTCCGACGCCAGGTCGAAGACGACGTAGTCGGCGACAGCGATCGTGCCGTCGGGGTTGAAGTTGACCGGCTGCAACCCGACCGGACGCCCGTCC
This genomic window contains:
- a CDS encoding cell wall metabolism sensor histidine kinase WalK, with protein sequence MARDIASARRWLHDKAEGLPLATRISLLTTAAVGITLAFVSMIVYVSVKAEFTSSLDENLQRRAVAAVQAGIATEWEIRGIPQSALLATDVKMTVITYGEPDPRLADYVGPDEEEVASGKRTHSLRTADIDGTPYRVVAVYAGSGRALVVAQSMESMDAALDRLGVVLWAVGIFGVLIAGLLGSVIASGGLRPVRRLTTAVEHVARTGELRPIAVHGADDLGRLTVAYNQMMVALDASRERERQLVADAGHELRTPLTSLKTNIELLGQAETRGGMPQPARLELINDVGAQVDELATLVGDLVELARDEGTPDPEPIDLSEVVATAVERVQRRAPGIAFEVDTEPWIVVGESRTLERAVTNLLDNAAKWSPPLGEVRVRLRDGTLTVEDAGPGINDEDLPHVFERFYRSRDARRLPGSGLGLAIVAQAAYRHHGQVSAGHASSGGALMTLRIPGRPGEPEGRGLSADPQ
- a CDS encoding S1C family serine protease; translated protein: MNDQSRPTDPQGSAPQQAPQPTTPYAAPASGASTGYPSSTPYTHRYGAASDTTDRPGEQTQAYPFGFTPQEPGKPAPKKQRSGGFAAAVVAGALVAGLVGGIGGAAGYQALNDDSTGTSPSTSSLDNTSTSSASLSEGEIEKVAQKVLPSTVQLNVRGGDSSGSGTGIIISSDGEILTNNHVVEAAADSGEITVSFSDGSIARAQIVGRDPVTDLAVVKAEGKSGLTPATLGNSADLRVGQDVVAIGSPYGLESTVTSGIVSALNRPVTAGETNESRNVFPAIQTDAAINPGNSGGPLVDLNGSVIGINTAIRTSGGSESGSIGLGFAIPIDLAKNVASQLVKGDTVAHSRIGVTVADAVESDGMTTIGAEVKSVTDGSAAAKAGLKTGDVIIRVGDQPVASSDALVATIRGYQPGEKVELTYTRGGEQHTADVTLDSDGGSLGS
- a CDS encoding anthranilate synthase family protein; the encoded protein is MPPHDGAALDVSAALAHLVTLPSYAIIRVRDSDRVILLGGARTDVDSLMDVPVPDPVPGLPAQYDNLVLVPFRQVRERGFEAHDDGTPLSVIAAETSLEVALDDLLAALPDGEVALADRGGFETDDATYAGMVREVIDSEIGQGEGANLVIGRHYRARLAEWGPTGALTVLRRLLERERGAHWTFVIFTGERYLIGASPERHVSIDAGQVRMNPISGTFRLRGLETQADRKRELLRFLDDEKEIYELFMVVDEELKMMCDICSEGGMVLGPYLKPMTHLVHTEYLLAGRTHRDVREVLRDSMFAATVTGSPVENACKLIKKYEAEGRGYYAAAAALLGRDDEGRPTADSPILIRTADVDLEGNLKVTAGATLVRDSDPDYETAETHAKAAGVLSAFGLVEAAPLPSEGFDAFAHDDDVLIALGSRNQRLSQFWLSDQSGAAPTDPLAGKRAVILDNEDDFVNMLGHVLGVLGITTDVLRHEDYAGPEVFDGYDLVLVGPGPGDPRELDDPKIATVRRAVDDLLAAGRPFLAVCLGHQVLCGALGLDLAYKDIVFQGTQSALPLRGRTETVGFYNTFVARVPGSGLPEGVSVETDAETGDVHTVAGPGFRGIQFHAESILTQHGDRIIRDLVAELLV